Proteins encoded together in one Amblyomma americanum isolate KBUSLIRL-KWMA chromosome 1, ASM5285725v1, whole genome shotgun sequence window:
- the LOC144115622 gene encoding LOW QUALITY PROTEIN: notch-regulated ankyrin repeat-containing protein-like (The sequence of the model RefSeq protein was modified relative to this genomic sequence to represent the inferred CDS: deleted 1 base in 1 codon): MSQTEIVSQEVFQRAVKKGDASELKRLLQRWEGGSLNVNLYDHEGQTALHKSVLEGNLELVKLLVKFGADTRLANRDGWSAIHIAAYGGHQDIALYLISNSGGRR, encoded by the exons ATGTCGCAGACGGAGATAGTGTCCCAGGAGGTCTTCCAGCGCGCCGTCAAGAAGGGCGACGCGAGCGAGCTGAAGCGGCTGCTTCAGCGCTGGGAAGGAGGCTCGCTCAACGTCAACCTCTACGACCACGAGGGCCAGACCGCGCTGCACAAGAGCGTC TTGGAGGGCAACCTGGAACTCGTGAAGCTGCTCGTCAAGTTCGGCGCCGACACTCGGCTGGCCAACCGCGACGGCTGGTCGGCCATCCACATCGCCGCCTACGGGGGCCACCAGGACATCGCGCTCTATCTCATTTCCAACAGCGGCGGCCGCCGGTAG